In Pochonia chlamydosporia 170 chromosome 3, whole genome shotgun sequence, the following are encoded in one genomic region:
- a CDS encoding acetyl-CoA C-acetyltransferase (similar to Coccidioides immitis RS XP_001249103.1): MPVAQLRSPRFASQLAWHVKAARHFSTGAALRKELQDAYILSASRTPTAKFNGSFLTVPAPKLGAAAIKSAVEKSKVPIEKITDVYMGNVLQGSVGQAPARQAAIFAGLPESIEATTINKVCASGLKAVAMAAQNIQMGLSEAQIAGGMENMSQVPLYLPRASGLPAFGHVKMEDGLIKDGLTDVYKQFHMGNCAENTVKTHNITREEQDAYAIQSYQNAQKAWADKAFADEIVPVTVPGRKGGKIIDTDEGFMDVKIEKIPTLKPAFVRDGSGTVTAANASTLNDGASALVLGSKAIAQEYGSGSRVLAKICGYADAAMAPIDFPVAPAKAVPIALERAGITKDQVAVWEFNEAFAAVILANQKILGLEGAKVNPLGGAISLGHALGSSGSRILTTLLHQLKPGEYGVAAICNGGGAATAMVVQRVESV, encoded by the exons ATGCCCGTCGCACAGCTCAGATCGCCACGATTCGCCAGCCAGCTGGCCTGGCATGTGAAAGCAGCTCGCCACTTTTCCACTGGCGCTGCTCTTCgcaaagaacttcaagaTGCCTACATTCTCAGTGCATCCAGAACGCCAACAGCCAAG TTCAATGGTTCATTCTTGACCGTCCCTGCTCCCAAGCTTGGtgctgccgccatcaagtCGGCCGTCGAGAAGTCCAAGGTTCCTATCGAGAAGATCACTGATGTCTACATGGGAAATGTTCTTCAGGGCTCAGTCGGTCAGGCTCCTGCCCGTCAGGCCGCCATCTTTGCTGGTCTTCCTGAGTCCATCGAGGCGACCACTATCAACAAGGTCTGCGCTTCAGGTCTGAAAGccgttgccatggccgcgCAAAACATTCAAATGGGTCTCTCAGAGGCCCAGATCGCTGGTGGCATGGAGAACATGTCGCAGGTTCCTCTCTACTTGCCACGCGCCAGCGGTCTCCCGGcctttggccatgtcaagatggaggaCGGTCTGATCAAGGACGGTCTGACCGACGTTTACAAGCAGTTCCACATGGGTAACTGTGCTGAGAACACCGTCAAGACCCACAACATCACCCGAGAGGAGCAGGATGCCTACGCAATTCAGTCGTACCAGAACGCACAGAAGGCTTGGGCCGACaaagcctttgccgacgaGATCGTCCCCGTTACCGTCCCGGGCCGAAAGGGTGGCAAGATCATCGACACCGACGAAGGTTTCATGGATGTCAAGATTGAGAAGATTCCCACTCTCAAGCCCGCCTTTGTCCGCGACGGAAGCGGCACTGTCACTGCCGCCAACGCTTCCACCCTGAACGACGGGGCCAGCGCCCTGGTCCTCGGCAGCAAAGCCATTGCGCAGGAATACGGCTCCGGGTCCAGAGTCCTGGCCAAGATCTGCGGCTATGCCGATGCTGCCATGGCTCCCATTGATTTCCCTGTTGCTCCTGCCAAGGCTGTACCCATCGCTCTGGAGAGGGCTGGCATTACCAAGGACCAAGTCGCCGTCTGGGAGTTCAATGAAGCCTTCGCCGCCGTCATTCTGGCCAACCAGAAGATCTTGGGACTCGAGGGAGCCAAGGTCAACCCCCTAGGAGGTGCCATTTCTCTCGGCCACGCTCTGGGAAGCTCCGGCTCTCGTATTCTGACCACATTGCTGCACCAGTTGAAGCCTGGTGAGTATGGTGTTGCCGCTATCtgcaacggcggcggcgcTGCCACTGCCATGGTTGTGCAGAGAGTCGAGTCTGTTTAA
- a CDS encoding ubiquitin-conjugating enzyme, active site protein (similar to Metarhizium robertsii ARSEF 23 XP_007822670.1): MSTAARRRLMRDFKRMQTDPPAGVSASPIPDNVMTWNAVIIGPADTPFEDGTFRLVMQFEEQYPNKPPQVKFISQMFHPNVYATGELCLDILQNRWSPTYDVAAVLTSIQSLLNDPNTGSPANVEASNLYKDNRKEYTKRVRETVEKSWED; encoded by the exons ATGTCTACCGCAGCAAGGCGCCGTTTGATGCGTGACTTCAAG CGCATGCAGACAGATCCTCCCGCAGGAGTTTCAGCTTCCCCTATTCCCGACAATGTCATGACATG GAATGCCGTCATCATCGGGCCCGCAGACACACCGTTCGAGGACGGAACATTTCGACTGGTCATGCAATTTGAGGAACAGTATCCCAACAAGCCGccacaagtcaagttcatcaGCCAAATGTTCCATCCGAACGTTTATGCCACAGGGGAACTGTGTCTCGATATCCTACAAAACCGATGGAGTCCAACATATGACGTAGCGGCTGTGTTGACGAGTATTCAGAG TTTACTGAATGACCCGAACACCGGATCGCCCGCAAACGTCGAAGCGTCGAATCTATACAAAGATAATCGCAAAGAGTACACAAAGCGGGTGAGGGAAACTGTCGAGAAAAGCTGGGAGGACTAG
- a CDS encoding PCI domain-containing protein (similar to Cordyceps militaris CM01 XP_006670575.1), with protein sequence MSLVAQFLTQINKYVRLQQGDNLRAWLQVEPNSAKTYFDMAAELRAKFNTPSSLEAVIETHLPIDDDVPDGKATAWPSFQSFMKDYLTLWRDINYDDLLGTHELLTALVNSCGTAFTHPTYGAMLLQASMSFSVTLARFTLQLNRRPDLTRRIRSVDEETGGKSVAESSAEIIQKIFTTCLTDRSVGRVPEGKKVGVYMFANLVLKLLFACRRTNLAKMIFVNISTISPPLSLYPASQRVTFLYYLGRFNFSNQHYHRAALCLEQAYLQTPPQLVSHRTNILTYLIPCNILLGRFPSSTLLQRPEAASLQAVFAPLCQAIRSGNFIQFQHHLSTHETWLFDKGLLLALTHRLRPLLWRSLARKTFMLTYVPPTDAASRKAATLDIGHLHVVAVYVQRRLEGWLPSHPNTRGRPSSQANPLFMRAVANNVPDSGETTLAPPPGRPKKLRPNEGLVWGNAEITLDDVEMMVATLVQQGLMHGFVAHGQARFAIIGAKAKGPVVAGWPVVWQAILERRYEEDFDINDVPGWVKG encoded by the exons ATGTCCCTCGTCGCCCAATTCCTCACCCAAATCAACAAATATGTCCGCCTCCAACAGGGCGACAACCTCCGCGCCTGGCTACAAGTCGAGCCCAACTCCGCAAAAACCTACTTCGACATGGCGGCCGAGCTGcgcgccaagttcaacacCCCGAGCAGCTTGGAGGCCGTCATTGAGACGCACCTCCCCATCGACGATGACGTGCCGGACGGCAAGGCGACGGCGTGGCCTAGTTTTCAGTCCTTCATGAAGGATTATCTTACGCTGTGGAGGGATATCAATTACGACGATTTGCTGGGGACGCATGAGTTGTTGACTGCGCTGGTGAA CTCCTGCGGCACGGCATTTACGCATCCTACCTACGGGGCTATGCTCCTCCAAGCAAGCATGTCCTTTTCTGTCACGCTCGCCCGTTTCACGCTCCAGCTCAACAGAAGGCCTGATCTGACGCGGCGGATTCGCTCTGTCGATGAGGAGACGGGTGGTAAATCCGTCGCGGAGTCGTCTGCTGAGATTATTCAGAAGATCTTTACGACGTGCTTGACCGACCGGTCTGTGGGGAGAGTGCCGGAAGGGAAGAAGGTGGGCGTTTACATGTTTGCCAATCTTGTACTGAAGCTCCTATTCGCG TGCCGACGAACAAACCTCGCCAAAATGATCTTCGTCAACATATCAACCATATCACCCCCCCTATCCCTCTACCCTGCCTCCCAGCGCGTCACATTCCTCTACTACCTCGGCCgcttcaacttctccaaccaGCACTACCACCGCGCGGCCCTGTGCCTCGAACAGGCCTACCTCCAAACACCGCCGCAGCTCGTCTCCCACCGCACAAACATCCTCACCTACCTCATCCCCTGCAACATTCTCCTCGGCCGGTTCCCCTCCAGCACACTCCTCCAGCGCCCCGAAGCGGCATCCCTCCAAGCCGTCTTCGCACCGCTCTGCCAGGCCATTCGGTCCGGAAACTTCATCCAGTTCCAGCACCATCTGTCCACCCACGAAACCTGGCTTTTCGACAAGGGCCTTCTACTCGCTTTGACGCACCGCTTACGGCCCTTACTATGGCGTTCTTTGGCCCGCAAAACCTTCATGCTGACTTATGTGCCGCCCACGGATGCCGCTTCCCGCAAAGCAGCAACGCTAGACATAGGCCATTTACACGTGGTGGCGGTCTATGTTCAGCGACGATTAGAGGGGTGGCTGCCGTCTCATCCAAACACAAGGGGGAGACCATCTTCGCAGGCTAACCCGCTGTTCATGAGGGCCGTGGCTAATAATGTGCCGGATTCGGGAGAAACGACACTTGCTCCCCCGCCCGGAAGACCAAAGAAGCTGCGGCCAAACGAGGGCTTGGTCTGGGGGAATGCTGAAATCACGCTGGACGATGTGGAAATGATGGTTGCCACGCTGGTGCAACAGGGCTTGATGCACGGGTTCGTGGCTCATGGACAGGCGAGGTTCGCCATTATCGGGGCCAAGGCAAAGGGTCCTGTCGTGGCGGGGTGGCCGGTGGTTTGGCAGGCCATTCTGGAGAGGAGGTATGAGGAGGATTTTGATATTAATGATGTACCCGGGTGGGTGAAGGGTTGA
- a CDS encoding SUN domain-containing protein (Adg3) (similar to Metarhizium acridum CQMa 102 XP_007807020.1), producing the protein MKTSIIQAVVGTAAVFIAGCDASSHHRRMHQAHQRLAHPHGHVHSRAETDAIVKRGTCAFPTDDPNLVAVTPDQKNAGWAMSPDQECKPGNYCPIACKPGMVMNQWDPDSTYTYPASMNGGLYCDKSGNVKKPFPGKPNCVQGTGSIKVVNKCKSHMSWCQTVLPGNEAMLIPTLVTSEATIAVPGPSYWQGTAAHFYINPPGTGTDGCIWGTADKPIGNWGPFVAGANTDSNGQTFVKLGLNPIYESSGFKGTKPGFGVKIECPNGGCNGLPCQINPSGGEGSVDSKLAAVGAGGASFCVVTVAKGSTANIVAFDGSGGNNESPKESSPAPQPTTTQQPTTSQAPTTSSTPEPTTSAPPTTSSESSTSAPTTSSSARPVLIPGIFHENSTTSDNSTTTTSTTSVVETTAPNAPKPTEKKGEAGRQQGSAAVAGLVVAFIAAACLF; encoded by the exons ATGAAGACTTCCATCATCCAGGCCGTCGTCGGCACGGCTGCCGTCTTCATTGCCGGATGTGATGCGTCGTCTCATCATCGACGAATGCACCAGGCGCATCAACGTTTAGCTCATCCTCACGGCCATGTTCACTCTCGAGCCGAGACCGATGCCATTGTCAAGCGAGGAACTTGCGCTTTCCCTACCGACGACCCTAACCTTGTCGCTGTCACTCCTGACCAGAAAAATGCTGGATGGGCTATGAGTCCTGACCAAGAGTGCAAGCCAGGCAACTACTGCCCTATTGCTTGCAAGCCTGGCATGGTTATGAACCAATGGGATCCGGATTCGACTTATACCTACCCGGCCTCTATGAACGGCGGATTGTATTGCGACAAGAGTGGCAACGTCAAGAAGCCATTCCCCGGCAAGCCCAACTGCGTACAAGGAACTGGCTCGATCAAGGTCGTCAACAAGTGCAAGAGCCACATGTCTTGGTGCCAGACTGTTCTGCCTGGCAATGAGGCCATGTTGATTCCCACGCTCGTTACCTCTGAAGCTACCATTGCTGTTCCTGGCCCATCGTATTGGCAGGGAACCGCTGCTCA CTTTTACATCAACCCGCCGGGTACTGGTACTGACGGCTGCATTTGGGGCACAGCAGACAAGCCTATTGGCAACTGGGGTCCCTTTGTTGCCGGTGCCAACACCGACAGCAACGGCCAGACTTTCGTCAAGCTCGGTCTAAATCCCATCTATGAATCCTCCGGTTTCAAGGGAACCAAGCCTGGGTTTGGAGTCAAGATTGAGTGCCCCAACGGTGGCTGCAATGGCCTGCCATGCCAAATCAATCCCTCTGGTGGCGAAGGAAGTGTTGACAGCAAGCTTGCCGCTGTCGGTGCTGGAGGTGCCTCTTTCTGCGTAGTCACCGTTGCCAAGGGCAGCACTGCCAATATTGTCGCCTTTGATGGATCTGGCGGCAACAATGAATCGCCCAAAGAGTCTTCGCCCGCTCCTCAGCCTACCACCACGCAGCAACCCACGACGAGCCAGGCCCCTACTACGAGCTCAACTCCTGAGCCTACCACTAGTGCTCCGCCTACAACCAGCTCCGAGTCGTCGACCTCGGCGCCCAcgacctcatcatctgctCGTCCCGTGCTGATTCCTGGTATCTTCCACGAAAACAGCACCACGTCTGACAACTCCACGACCACTACGTCGACCACCTCTGTAGTTGAGACGACTGCTCCCAATGCCCCCAAGCCTACTGAAAAGAAGGGTGAAGCTGGCCGACAGCAGGGCAGTGCCGCAGTAGCCGGCCTTGTTGTAgccttcatcgccgccgctTGCTTGTTCTAA